One genomic segment of Brassica napus cultivar Da-Ae chromosome A3, Da-Ae, whole genome shotgun sequence includes these proteins:
- the LOC106443856 gene encoding protein SPIRAL1-like 3, whose product MDYFFFSTVSLCTSITPSVASLPPRFAANHRRRHYELQKRSLSMGKARGVNNGVNQSSLDYLFGSGESPSAVAATMGTTTTTTTTTTTDGTGGRPVTTTTTTVTENKKIPAGVRGSPNNYFRSEGQNCGNFLTERPSTKVHAAPGGGSSLGYLFGGPSASADSAKK is encoded by the exons ATGgattactttttcttttccacTGTCTCACTGTGCACATCCATTACTCCATCTGTTGCTTCTCTTCCTCCTAGATTTGCAGCCAATCATAGAAGAAGACACTACGAACTACAAAAGAG ATCTCTCTCGATGGGTAAAGCAAGAGGAGTGAACAACGGTGTTAACCAAAGCTCTCTCGATTACCTCTTTGGTTCCGGCGAGTCTCCTTCCGCCGTTGCGGCAACAATGGGGACCACAACGACGACAACAACCACAACTACCACAGACGGAACCGGAGGGAGACCGGTGACGACCACGACGACCACGGTCACTGAGAATAAGAAGATACCTGCAGGTGTTAGAGGAAGTCCTAATAACTACTTCAGATCAGAAGGCCAAAACTGTGGCAACTTCCTCACG GAGAGGCCGTCTACTAAGGTTCATGCTGCTCCTGGTGGAGGATCTTCTCTTGGCTATCTCTTTGGTGGACCAAGTGCTTCTGCTGATTCTGCAAAGAAATGA
- the LOC106438921 gene encoding eukaryotic translation initiation factor 3 subunit M-like, translating into MTTIVPTSEEDPFLAVVRFTSQLAWADAGPEAAEPEIIRLCREAEESIVAGKWLELASLMVTSAELVSSKISEKDLECTYTIICSLVKNANSAEDVLEMVKAISSKVFQQPSDKASLRLKILFNLYNLVDHPYARFQVYMKALTLAVEGKVAEYIVPSFEKIDSFLKEWSVDTKDQRQLFLAIANVLRENKSLVKESLKFLTKYLATFSNEDALDEAKEEAVRAIIEFVKASSIFQCDLLDLPAVAQLEKDAKYAPVYQLLKIFLTQRLNAYMEFQAANAECLQTYGLVDEECVTKMRLLSLVDLASDESGKIPYTSIKDTLQVKEEEVELWIVKAITAKLIDCKMDQMNQVVIVSRYSEREFGSKQWQSLRTKLATWRDNIGNVISTIESNKVTEEGSQASSASAATIQGLGVR; encoded by the exons ATGACGACGATTGTTCCCACTTCCGAAGAAGATCCGTTTCTCGCCGTCGTCCGATTTACTTCCCAGCTCGCCTGGGCTGATGCTGGTCCCGAG GCTGCAGAGCCAGAGATCATCAGGCTATGTAGAGAGGCTGAGGAGTCTATTGTAGCAGGAAAGTGGTTGGAGTTAGCTTCGTTAATGGTTACTTCAGCTGAATTGGTTTCTTCCAAGATCTCTGAGAAAG ATCTTGAGTGCACCTACACCATCATTTGCAGCCTTGTCAAGAATGCGAATAGCGCCGAGGATGTTCTTGAAATGGTGAAAGCTATCTCTTCCAAGGTTTTTCAGCAACCGAGTGACAAAGCTTCACTTCGTTTGAAGAT CCTCTTCAATCTGTATAACCTTGTGGACCACCCGTATGCTCGTTTCCAAGTGTACATGAAAGCTCTAACACTAGCTGTTGAAGGGAAGGTTGCTGAGTACATAGTTCCTTCTTTTGAGAAGATTGATAGCTTCTTGAAAGAGTGGAGCGTTGACACTAAAGATCAGAGGCAGCTCTTCCTTGCTATTGCTAACGTTCTGAGAGAGAACAAAAG CTTGGTGAAAGAATCCCTCAAGTTCTTGACGAAGTATCTAGCGACTTTCTCCAATGAGGATGCTCTTGATGAAGCTAAGGAGGAGGCTGTGCGTGCAATTATTGAATTTGTCAAGGCTTCCAGCATCTTCCAG TGTGATTTGTTGGACTTGCCAGCCGTAGCACAGTTGGAGAAGGATGCTAAGTATGCACCTGTTTATCAGCTACTTAAGATCTTTCTTACTCAGAGGTTGAATGCTTACATGGAATTCCAAGCTGCAAATGCAGAGTGTCTGCAAACCTATG GACTTGTCGATGAAGAATGTGTAACGAAGATGAGATTGTTGTCACTGGTGGACTTAGCTTCAGATGAATCTGGCAAAATACCTTACACCTCAATTAAAGACACTCTACAG GTGAAGGAAGAGGAGGTTGAACTATGGATCGTTAAGGCAATCACTGCTAAGCTGATCGATTGTAAGATGGATCAGATGAACCAAGTTGTCATTGTCAG CCGATATTCCGAGCGTGAGTTCGGGTCAAAGCAATGGCAGTCACTTCGAACGAAGCTCGCGACATGGCGG GATAACATTGGAAACGTCATAAGCACAATCGAATCGAACAAGGTAACCGAGGAAGGTTCTCAGGCATCATCAGCATCTGCTGCAACAATTCAAGGATTGGGTGTCCGTTGA
- the LOC111214107 gene encoding UDP-arabinopyranose mutase 1 — MVEPANTVGIPLNHAALLRDELDIVIPTIRNLDFLEMWRPFLQPYHLIIVQDGDPSKTIAVPEGFDYELYNRNDINRILGPKASCISFKDSACRCFGYMVSKKKYIFTIDDDCFVAKDPSGKAVNALEQHIKNLLCPSSPLFFNTLYDPYREGADFVRGYPFSLREGVSTAVSHGLWLNIPDYDAPTQLVKPKERNTRYVDAVMTIPKGTLFPMCGMNLAFDRELIGPAMYFGLMGDGQPIGRYDDMWAGWCVKVICDHLGLGVKTGLPYIYHSKASNPFVNLKKEYKGIFWQEDIIPFFQSAKLSKEAVTVQQCYIELSKMVKEKLSAIDPYFDKLADAMVTWIEAWDELNPATKA; from the exons ATGGTTGAACCGGCGAATACCGTTGGAATCCCACTGAACCACGCCGCGCTGCTGAGAGATGAGCTCGACATCGTGATCCCGACGATCCGCAACCTCGATTTCCTCGAGATGTGGAGGCCTTTTCTCCAGCCTTACCATCTCATCATCGTCCAGGACGGAGATCCTTCCAAAACCATTGCTGTTCCCGAAGGGTTCGATTACGAGCTCTACAACAGGAACGACATTAACCGTATCCTCGGTCCCAAAGCTTCGTGCATCTCCTTCAAGGACTCTGCTTGTCGCTGCTTCGGTTACATGGTCTCTAAGAAGAAGTACATCTTCACCATTGACGACGATTGCTTC GTTGCCAAGGATCCATCTGGAAAAGCAGTGAACGCTCTCGAGCAACACATCAAGAACCTTCTCTGCCCATCCTCTCCACTTTTCTTCAACACCTTGTACGACCCATACCGTGAAGGTGCTGACTTCGTCCGTGGATACCCTTTCAGTCTCCGTGAGGGTGTTTCCACTGCTGTGTCTCACGGTCTCTGGCTCAACATCCCTGATTACGATGCTCCAACTCAACTCGTGAAGCCTAAGGAAAGGAACACAAG GTATGTGGATGCTGTCATGACCATCCCAAAGGGAACACTTTTCCCAATGTGTGGAATGAACTTGGCCTTTGACCGTGAGCTCATTGGTCCAGCTATGTACTTTGGTCTCATGGGTGATGGTCAGCCTATTGGTCGCTACGACGATATGTGGGCTGGATGGTGTGTCAAG GTGATCTGTGATCATTTGGGATTGGGAGTGAAGACGGGTCTTCCCTACATCTACCACAGCAAGGCGAGCAACCCATTTGTGAACCtgaagaaggagtacaagggaATTTTCTGGCAGGAGGATATCATTCCTTTCTTCCAGAGTGCAAAGCTCTCCAAAGAAGCTGTGACGGTTCAACAATGCTACATTGAGCTGTCCAAGATGGTGAAGGAGAAGCTTAGCGCCATTGATCCTTACTTTGACAAGCTTGCTGATGCTATGGTCACCTGGATTGAAGCTTGGGATGAGCTTAACCCGGCCACTAAAGCTTGA
- the LOC125606959 gene encoding protein GOLVEN 9 has protein sequence MKNTNAKLITLVLGFLVLMMMMMNFPHALQDVAGSKYEDYGLIRSGSEPLLMGRKLKGLKPMESGTKKRSTKASRDSTKEIDNLMRSDYPSRMKGRKRTPIHN, from the exons ATGAAGAACACAAACGCAAAGTTAATCACACTTGTTCTAGGGTTTCTCGTcctcatgatgatgatgatgaattttCCTCATGCGCTTCAAG ATGTAGCTGGATCCAAATACGAAGACTATGGTCTTATCCGAAGCGGAAGTGAGCCTCTCTTGATGGGACGAAAG TTAAAAGGTCTAAAGCCTATGGAGTCTGGAacaaagaaaagatcaacaaaAGCCTCGAGAGATTCAACAAAAGAAATTGATAATCTAATGAGAAGCGACTATCCGTCACGTATGAAAGGAAGGAAGAGGACTCCAATACATAATTGA